A window of Cyclopterus lumpus isolate fCycLum1 chromosome 14, fCycLum1.pri, whole genome shotgun sequence contains these coding sequences:
- the c14h17orf97 gene encoding protein LIAT1 — translation MAEDKQLLPPPTSSDNTKKKKKKKKKRKKVTAPTTGHTEKPRAVSLPPETSPVSLLPPQSPGQPRGQLPKLQAASKKNGERLAGSDRRSKKHPKDSPAPLTATSKARGIGLLCAQARESLRWEGVLEDPQAEEKRLELYRANRRQRYNAHRDALSKETQAALRQTVP, via the exons ATGGCAGAAGACAAACAGCTGCTGCCGCCTCCCACGAGCTCCgacaacacaaagaagaagaagaagaagaagaaaaagagaaagaaagtgactGCTCCCACCACAGGACATACAG AGAAACCTCGGGCTGTCTCTTTGCCCCCTGAGACCTCGCCTGTGTCCCTGCTGCCCCCACAGAGTCCAGGTCAGCCTCGAGGCCAGCTGCCCAAGCTCCAAGCAGCCAGTAAAAAGAATGGGGAACGACTTGCTGGCAGCGACCGGAGGAGTAAAAAACACCCCAAGGATTCACCAGCCCCGCTGACAGCTACAAGCAAAGCCAGGGGCATTGGTCTGCTCTGCGCCCAGGCCAGGGAGAGCCTGAGGTGGGAGGGAGTGCTGGAGGACCCCCAGGCTGAGGAGAAGAGGCTGGAGCTGTACAGGGCCAACAGGCGGCAGCGTTACAATGCACACAGAGACGCCCTGTCAAAGGAAACCCAGGCTGCCTTGAGACAGACTGTTCCTTAG